Proteins encoded in a region of the Stieleria neptunia genome:
- the carB gene encoding carbamoyl-phosphate synthase large subunit, giving the protein MPRRDDIKKILLIGSGPIIIGQACEFDYSGTQACKALREEGYEVVLVNSNPATIMTDPATADSTYIEPLTWQMVEKVIEKERPDALLPTLGGQTGLNVAMDLDANGVLEKYGVEMIAADAKVIAKAEERDQFKAAMEKIGLDVCRGHVVHNIEQARAAMEDVGLPAVVRPSFTMGGSGSAIAYNKDDFDALVKSGLDQSPVTEVLIEESIIGWKEYEMEVMRDKDDNVVIICSIENFDAMGVHTGDSITVAPAQTLSDKEYQRMRDASLAVIREIGVETGGSNIQFAIEPSTGRMIVIEMNPRVSRSSALASKATGFPIAKIAAKLAVGYRLWELPNDITKKTKACFEPTIDYVVTKIPRFAFEKFPEADATLMTQMKSVGETMAIGRTFRESLQKAMRGLEVGAFGLGSDNRDLWGTEDQPDLDTIRAKLGTPNADRIFYLRYALKAGISIEEVHALTHIDHWFLDHLSQIIEHEEQILQLGSLEAMDRDRMWNAKRDGFSDRQIAHMLSSTELKVRQHRLDLGIRPVFKSVDTCAAEFEAYTPYYYSTYEIEDELPPKADQKRVVILGGGPNRIGQGIEFDYCCCHASFALREIGYESIMVNSNPETVSTDYDTSDILFFEPLTIEDVLNICDATQPDGVIVQFGGQTPLNLARGLQEAGVPIIGTSVDTIEAAEDRERFQQLINDLQLRQPPSGIARNMEEARKEVKRIGYPALVRPSFVLGGRAMEICYDKSQFERYVAEAFIVADGQPVLIDRFLEDATEVDVDAICDGDDAVIMGIMEHIEEAGVHSGDSACAIPPFSIPQDVLAELREATIKLAKSLHVVGLMNIQFAIKNEDDGPKVYILEVNPRASRTVPFVAKATGVPVANLATKVMTGMKLAELGITQEPIPKHVSIKESVFPFRKFAGVDIVLGPEMRSTGEVMGISEKFPLAFAKSQLAAGVTLPTEGKIFVSLSSRHKGSAVSLGKDLRALGFEILATSGTAARLEAEGVPVTRIKKLAEGQPNLIDYLKNEDVALIMNTPNGKGARTDEGRIRAAAVQQGVPCITTVAAAEAAVRAMQALGEDVMTVQSLQERYAE; this is encoded by the coding sequence GGCGTGCTGGAAAAATACGGCGTCGAAATGATCGCCGCCGACGCCAAGGTGATCGCCAAAGCCGAGGAACGGGACCAGTTCAAAGCGGCGATGGAAAAAATCGGCCTGGACGTCTGCCGCGGCCATGTGGTGCACAACATCGAACAAGCCCGTGCGGCGATGGAAGACGTCGGTCTGCCGGCCGTCGTCCGCCCCAGTTTCACCATGGGCGGCAGCGGCAGCGCGATCGCCTACAACAAAGACGATTTCGATGCCCTGGTCAAAAGCGGCCTGGACCAATCGCCGGTCACCGAAGTCCTGATCGAAGAATCGATCATCGGCTGGAAAGAATACGAAATGGAGGTGATGCGCGACAAAGACGACAACGTCGTGATCATCTGCAGCATCGAGAACTTTGATGCGATGGGGGTTCACACCGGTGACTCGATCACCGTCGCCCCGGCCCAAACGCTCAGCGACAAAGAATACCAACGGATGCGCGACGCCTCGTTGGCCGTGATCCGCGAAATCGGCGTCGAAACCGGCGGCAGCAACATTCAATTCGCGATCGAGCCGTCGACCGGACGGATGATCGTGATCGAAATGAACCCACGCGTCAGTCGCTCCAGCGCCCTGGCCAGTAAAGCCACCGGATTTCCGATCGCAAAAATCGCCGCCAAGTTGGCCGTCGGATACCGACTGTGGGAATTGCCCAACGACATCACCAAGAAAACCAAAGCCTGCTTCGAACCGACGATCGACTATGTCGTGACCAAGATCCCGCGGTTCGCCTTCGAAAAATTCCCCGAAGCCGACGCGACGCTGATGACGCAAATGAAAAGCGTCGGCGAAACCATGGCGATCGGACGCACGTTTCGCGAATCATTGCAAAAAGCGATGCGAGGATTGGAAGTCGGCGCCTTCGGGCTCGGCAGCGACAATCGCGATCTGTGGGGAACCGAAGACCAACCCGATCTGGACACCATTCGCGCCAAACTGGGTACCCCCAACGCCGATCGAATCTTCTACTTGCGCTACGCCCTCAAGGCCGGCATCTCGATCGAGGAAGTGCATGCGCTGACGCACATCGATCACTGGTTCTTGGATCACCTGTCGCAAATCATCGAACATGAAGAGCAAATCCTGCAACTCGGATCGCTCGAAGCGATGGACCGCGACCGGATGTGGAACGCCAAACGGGATGGGTTCTCCGACCGACAAATCGCCCACATGCTGTCTTCGACCGAATTGAAGGTCCGTCAGCATCGATTGGATTTGGGCATCCGTCCGGTCTTCAAAAGCGTCGACACCTGTGCCGCAGAATTCGAAGCTTACACGCCGTACTACTACAGCACCTACGAGATCGAAGACGAATTGCCGCCCAAAGCGGACCAGAAACGCGTCGTGATCTTGGGCGGTGGTCCGAACCGGATCGGACAGGGCATCGAATTTGACTATTGCTGCTGTCACGCCAGTTTCGCGCTGCGTGAGATCGGCTATGAATCGATCATGGTCAACAGCAACCCCGAGACCGTCAGTACGGACTACGACACCTCCGACATCCTGTTCTTTGAACCGCTGACGATCGAAGATGTGTTGAACATCTGCGACGCGACCCAACCCGACGGCGTGATCGTTCAGTTCGGCGGACAGACGCCACTGAACCTGGCGCGCGGGCTGCAAGAGGCCGGCGTCCCGATCATCGGCACCAGCGTCGATACGATCGAAGCCGCCGAGGACCGCGAGCGATTCCAACAGTTGATCAACGACTTGCAGTTGCGGCAGCCACCCAGCGGCATCGCCCGCAACATGGAAGAGGCCCGCAAGGAAGTCAAACGCATCGGCTATCCGGCGTTGGTCCGCCCCAGTTTTGTGTTGGGGGGGCGCGCGATGGAGATCTGTTACGACAAGTCGCAATTCGAACGCTACGTCGCCGAAGCGTTCATCGTCGCCGATGGTCAACCGGTCCTGATCGACCGCTTCCTGGAAGACGCCACGGAAGTCGATGTGGACGCGATCTGTGACGGTGACGATGCGGTCATCATGGGAATCATGGAACACATCGAAGAGGCCGGGGTGCACAGCGGTGACTCGGCCTGTGCCATCCCGCCGTTTTCGATTCCCCAGGACGTCTTGGCCGAACTCCGCGAAGCGACCATCAAGTTGGCCAAGTCATTGCATGTCGTCGGGCTGATGAACATCCAATTCGCCATCAAGAACGAAGACGACGGACCCAAGGTGTATATCTTGGAAGTCAATCCGCGGGCCAGCCGGACGGTGCCGTTTGTCGCCAAAGCCACCGGCGTCCCGGTCGCCAACTTGGCCACCAAGGTGATGACGGGAATGAAACTGGCGGAACTGGGGATCACCCAAGAACCGATCCCCAAACATGTTTCGATCAAAGAAAGCGTTTTCCCATTCCGCAAATTTGCCGGCGTCGACATCGTGTTGGGACCGGAAATGCGGAGCACGGGCGAGGTGATGGGGATCAGCGAAAAATTCCCGCTGGCGTTTGCCAAGAGCCAGCTTGCCGCCGGTGTGACGTTGCCCACCGAAGGCAAAATCTTTGTCAGTTTGAGCTCGCGACACAAAGGTTCCGCGGTCAGCCTGGGGAAGGACCTGCGTGCCCTCGGGTTTGAAATCCTGGCCACCAGTGGCACCGCGGCACGACTGGAGGCGGAGGGCGTCCCGGTGACGCGGATCAAAAAGTTGGCCGAGGGGCAACCGAACTTGATCGACTATCTGAAGAACGAAGATGTCGCGTTGATCATGAACACGCCCAATGGCAAAGGCGCCCGCACGGATGAAGGCCGGATTCGCGCCGCAGCCGTGCAGCAAGGGGTGCCCTGTATCACGACTGTCGCGGCAGCCGAAGCGGCCGTGCGTGCGATGCAAGCCCTGGGAGAGGACGTGATGACCGTCCAGTCACTCCAAGAACGCTACGCGGAGTAA
- a CDS encoding sigma-54-dependent transcriptional regulator — MSESQSLKKSSGKPEYDPSTFRLLVVDNEAAHARAMTESLEKVGYKCTVATSGPEAATLIERDTFDIIITDMVMNDVDGMKLLKLAGQRLPDAEVVMVTGHATVPIAVEAMQQGAFNFLEKPITPSRLRAIVEKAVGAVSLRRQNSELMSRLDERFGFEGIIYTSKKMQQVIDRLRRIAATDATVLITGENGTGKEIVAQAVHQNSPRRNKPIVAINTGAIAENLVESELFGHVKGAFTGADADRIGAFEYANGGTLFLDEVGDMPMSTQIKLLRVLEESKITRVGDNKAIKVNVRLISATNRPLEAMIDAGTFRSDLYFRLKVVTVELPALRERREDVIPLMDHFRKMFLRRHDKPAAHFTPAVTKRFFAYDWPGNVRELRNFVEMMVVLDTDGKLDVEDLPPELVDDEAGEHAAEEITLPTISADTDSNLIGQPLSVIERWAIEKTLQLTNDNREEAAKILGIGARTLYRRLDQYKKESDEEDGESGDAGSDDA; from the coding sequence ATGTCTGAATCCCAATCGCTCAAGAAATCCTCTGGCAAACCGGAATACGATCCGTCGACGTTTCGCTTGCTGGTCGTCGATAACGAAGCGGCGCACGCACGAGCGATGACGGAAAGTCTGGAAAAGGTCGGTTACAAGTGCACGGTCGCGACCAGCGGCCCCGAAGCGGCCACGTTGATCGAGCGTGACACGTTCGACATCATCATCACCGACATGGTGATGAACGACGTCGACGGCATGAAACTGTTGAAGCTGGCCGGTCAACGATTGCCCGACGCGGAAGTGGTGATGGTGACCGGCCACGCCACGGTCCCCATCGCCGTCGAAGCGATGCAGCAGGGCGCGTTCAATTTTCTCGAAAAACCGATCACGCCGAGCCGCTTGCGTGCGATCGTGGAAAAAGCCGTCGGTGCGGTCAGCCTGCGCCGTCAGAACAGCGAACTGATGTCGCGATTGGACGAGCGTTTCGGGTTCGAAGGCATCATCTACACCAGCAAGAAGATGCAGCAGGTGATCGATCGGTTGCGGCGCATCGCTGCGACCGACGCGACCGTTCTGATCACCGGCGAAAATGGAACCGGAAAAGAGATTGTCGCCCAGGCCGTTCACCAAAACAGCCCGCGACGGAACAAGCCGATCGTGGCGATCAACACCGGCGCGATCGCAGAAAACCTGGTCGAGAGTGAATTGTTCGGACACGTCAAAGGTGCCTTCACCGGTGCCGATGCCGACCGCATCGGTGCCTTCGAATATGCCAACGGCGGCACGCTGTTCCTAGACGAAGTCGGCGACATGCCGATGAGCACCCAGATCAAATTGCTGCGAGTGTTAGAGGAAAGCAAGATCACTCGCGTCGGCGACAACAAAGCGATCAAGGTCAACGTCCGTTTGATCTCGGCCACCAATCGCCCGTTGGAAGCGATGATCGATGCCGGCACCTTCCGAAGCGATCTCTACTTTCGTTTGAAAGTCGTGACCGTGGAATTGCCGGCGCTGCGGGAACGCCGCGAAGACGTGATCCCGTTGATGGATCATTTCCGCAAGATGTTCTTGCGACGACACGACAAGCCCGCGGCGCACTTCACACCCGCCGTCACCAAACGCTTCTTCGCCTACGATTGGCCGGGCAACGTCCGCGAGTTGCGAAACTTTGTGGAAATGATGGTGGTACTGGACACCGACGGCAAACTGGATGTGGAAGACCTGCCGCCAGAACTGGTCGATGACGAAGCCGGTGAACACGCAGCGGAAGAAATCACTCTGCCGACGATCAGTGCCGATACCGATTCCAACCTGATCGGCCAGCCGCTCAGTGTGATCGAACGTTGGGCGATCGAAAAAACGCTCCAATTGACCAACGACAACCGAGAAGAAGCCGCCAAAATCCTCGGTATCGGCGCCCGAACGCTCTATCGTCGTTTGGACCAGTACAAGAAAGAAAGCGACGAGGAAGATGGCGAGAGCGGCGACGCCGGTTCGGACGACGCTTAG